The Salvelinus fontinalis isolate EN_2023a chromosome 39, ASM2944872v1, whole genome shotgun sequence genome has a window encoding:
- the LOC129838768 gene encoding C-type mannose receptor 2-like, whose protein sequence is MSVYQDIFRTIVYLLSLGTQSNNSSELKYYMGQGSLTWKGAQTACRADGDDLASILTQEDYTAFQGITDSQQYDMWIGLYWKTSTRMRQWSNGDPFPYCVSEPQLGASNCCSLTRKGHGQTEHASLDKIDCSLKRPFLCTGKKRMKQTIVRMSLKSNTGGDLNDPVVKEQMLEQIRKEFAKNGNFIKDLRWRELPNGDVFRKIVELGSPEEGQCGSG, encoded by the exons ATGTCTGTCTATCAGGACATTTTTAGGACAATTGTTTATCTTCTGTCCTTAGGCACACAATCAAACAATTCCTCAGAGCTTAAATATTACATGGGTCAAGGTTCATTGACGTGGAAGGGGGCACAGACTGCTTGCCGAGCCGATGGAGATGATTTAGCGAGCATCCTCACCCAAGAGGATTACACAGCATTCCAAGGCATAACAGATTCACAGCAGTATGATATGTGGATCGGACTCTACTGGAAGACTTCTACCAGAATGCGGCAGTGGTCCAATGGGGACCCCTTTCCATACTGTGTGTCTGAGCCTCAACTGGGTGCAAGTAACTGCTGCTCCCTGACCCGTAAGGGCCATGGACAGACTGAACACGCCTCCCTGGACAAGATAGACTGCTCTCTGAAGAGACCGTTCCTTTGCACTGGAA AAAAGAGAATGAAGCAGACCATTGTAAGGATGTCTCTGAAATCTAACACAGGAGGTGACCTCAATGACCCAGTGGTAAAGGAACAGATGTTGGAGCAG ATCAGAAAGGAGTTTGCTAAGAACGGGAACTTCATCAAAGACCTGCGCTGGAGAGAACTGCCGAATGGAGACGTTTTTCGCAAAATAGTTGAACTTGGAAGCCCTGAAGAAG GTCAGTGTGGGTCTGGATGA